One genomic segment of Musa acuminata AAA Group cultivar baxijiao chromosome BXJ3-3, Cavendish_Baxijiao_AAA, whole genome shotgun sequence includes these proteins:
- the LOC135632730 gene encoding protein MIZU-KUSSEI 1-like isoform X1, whose protein sequence is MKIINMGRTTFRDSSSSSSRRHFQWRIRRSPKEGGGVSERKEWDEVEENAGLGLFSSSYYTYKKYQSSATPTASVAAAAPKRAWASETAVSRLLSVLAAAASGRRNRSTGLGVYVTGTLYGYRRGYVRLAFQTDSKSCPVVLVELATPTSTLVREMASGLVRIALECDRKARSGGGGKAASTRLVEEPLWRSYINGKKCGYAVQRNCGPADWKLLRAVEPVSMGAGVIPGVGSGAGSTDRDVMYMRARFERVVGSKDSEAFYMMNPDGHGSTELSVYLLRV, encoded by the coding sequence ATGAAGATCATCAACATGGGAAGAACCACTTTCCgtgactcctcctcctcctcgtctagaAGACACTTCCAGTGGAGGATAAGGAGGTCAccgaaggaaggaggaggagtatCAGAGAGGAAGGAGTGGGATGAGGTTGAAGAGAACGCAGGTCTCGGTTTGTTTTCCTCCTCATACTACACTTACAAGAAATACCAGAGTAGCGCCACGCCGACCGCCTCTGTTGCTGCTGCAGCGCCGAAGAGAGCTTGGGCGTCGGAGACTGCCGTGTCGAGGCTTCTGTCGGTTCTGGCGGCCGCAGCTTCCGGTCGCCGGAACCGATCGACAGGGCTTGGAGTCTACGTCACGGGGACGCTCTACGGGTACCGGCGCGGGTACGTCCGCCTCGCCTTCCAGACGGACAGCAAGTCGTGCCCGGTGGTGCTCGTCGAGCTCGCGACGCCCACGAGTACGCTCGTGCGCGAGATGGCGTCGGGCCTGGTCAGGATCGCTCTCGAGTGCGACCGCAAGGCCAGAAGTGGCGGCGGAGGGAAGGCGGCGTCGACGAGGCTAGTGGAGGAGCCGCTCTGGCGGTCGTACATCAACGGGAAGAAGTGCGGCTACGCGGTGCAGCGCAACTGCGGACCGGCCGACTGGAAGTTGCTGAGGGCCGTGGAGCCGGTGTCGATGGGGGCCGGGGTGATCCCGGGCGTCGGAAGCGGTGCCGGCAGCACCGACAGGGACGTCATGTACATGAGAGCAAGGTTTGAGAGAGTGGTCGGGTCCAAAGACTCGGAGGCCTTCTACATGATGAACCCCGACGGCCATGGCAGCACTGAGCTCAGTGTCTATTTGCTCAGAGTCTGA
- the LOC135632730 gene encoding protein MIZU-KUSSEI 1-like isoform X2 produces MKIINMGRTTFRDSSSSSSRRHFQWRIRRSPKEGGGVSERKEWDEVEENAAPKRAWASETAVSRLLSVLAAAASGRRNRSTGLGVYVTGTLYGYRRGYVRLAFQTDSKSCPVVLVELATPTSTLVREMASGLVRIALECDRKARSGGGGKAASTRLVEEPLWRSYINGKKCGYAVQRNCGPADWKLLRAVEPVSMGAGVIPGVGSGAGSTDRDVMYMRARFERVVGSKDSEAFYMMNPDGHGSTELSVYLLRV; encoded by the exons ATGAAGATCATCAACATGGGAAGAACCACTTTCCgtgactcctcctcctcctcgtctagaAGACACTTCCAGTGGAGGATAAGGAGGTCAccgaaggaaggaggaggagtatCAGAGAGGAAGGAGTGGGATGAGGTTGAAGAGAACGCAG CGCCGAAGAGAGCTTGGGCGTCGGAGACTGCCGTGTCGAGGCTTCTGTCGGTTCTGGCGGCCGCAGCTTCCGGTCGCCGGAACCGATCGACAGGGCTTGGAGTCTACGTCACGGGGACGCTCTACGGGTACCGGCGCGGGTACGTCCGCCTCGCCTTCCAGACGGACAGCAAGTCGTGCCCGGTGGTGCTCGTCGAGCTCGCGACGCCCACGAGTACGCTCGTGCGCGAGATGGCGTCGGGCCTGGTCAGGATCGCTCTCGAGTGCGACCGCAAGGCCAGAAGTGGCGGCGGAGGGAAGGCGGCGTCGACGAGGCTAGTGGAGGAGCCGCTCTGGCGGTCGTACATCAACGGGAAGAAGTGCGGCTACGCGGTGCAGCGCAACTGCGGACCGGCCGACTGGAAGTTGCTGAGGGCCGTGGAGCCGGTGTCGATGGGGGCCGGGGTGATCCCGGGCGTCGGAAGCGGTGCCGGCAGCACCGACAGGGACGTCATGTACATGAGAGCAAGGTTTGAGAGAGTGGTCGGGTCCAAAGACTCGGAGGCCTTCTACATGATGAACCCCGACGGCCATGGCAGCACTGAGCTCAGTGTCTATTTGCTCAGAGTCTGA